The nucleotide sequence GGCCCCGGGCCCTGACGGGACCCGCTCCTCGGGAAGGTGGCCTTCCATGCCACTGCTCTGCCCGCTGAGACCGTTCTCACACGGCGCCAGGGGGCCGGACGGGTGCCCCGGCCGCCACTGGGTTCACTCCGGCACTGTTCGGCGCCGCTCTGCGGGGTAGGCGGAGAAAGGACAGGCCAGAGCCACAGCCCATATCTCCGGGGTGAGCCACGATGCACCATCCGCACGCGAGCGACGACCGGCATCTCCCGTCCGCGGAACGCGACTCCCGGCCGCTCCTCGCGGCCGAGGCACGCGATGCCGCCTACGGATTCCTGGCCGGCCTCGATCCGATCCCTTCCACCCGTACGGCCCAGAATCTGGTACTCGTGGTCTCCGAGCTCGTGACCAACGCGCTGCGGCACGCGGGGGCGGTCACCTCGATGCGGCTGCGCGCCGACCGGCGGTCGCTGCAGATCAC is from Streptomyces sp. NBC_00370 and encodes:
- a CDS encoding ATP-binding protein, with the translated sequence MHHPHASDDRHLPSAERDSRPLLAAEARDAAYGFLAGLDPIPSTRTAQNLVLVVSELVTNALRHAGAVTSMRLRADRRSLQITVDDPSPAPPEDRVPDITGRDGGFGWPMIKMLAQKVTVLPGPGGGKTISAVLAR